A single Cannabis sativa cultivar Pink pepper isolate KNU-18-1 chromosome 7, ASM2916894v1, whole genome shotgun sequence DNA region contains:
- the LOC115696770 gene encoding uncharacterized protein LOC115696770 — MVSTIIRGHRLDGFINGMRNAPARVATGDGQPGFGVRTNPDYEQWVVCDQLLMEWLYGSMTKAIATEVMGCTSARSLWTSLENLYGAHSQAKMDDLRTMLQTTRKGSTTMADYLRQKRSWSDQLALAGDPYPESHLVSNVLSGLDVEYITIVALIEAKNNLTPLTWQELQETLLSLDSKLERLGGIGYVKTQGSSSSTPPSAHLAS, encoded by the coding sequence ATGGTTTCCACAATCATCAGAGGCCACAGGTTAGATGGCTTCATAAATGGTATGAGGAATGCTCCAGCAAGAGTTGCAACAGGAGATGGCCAACCTGGTTTTGGTGTTCGAACAAACCCAGACTATGAGCAATGGGTTGTTTGTGATCAACTGCTCATGGAATGGCTCTATGGCTCAATGACAAAGGCCATAGCTACTGAAGTCATGGGATGCACTTCAGCAAGATCACTATGGACATCGCTTGAGAATCTTTATGGAGCTCATTCACAGGCAAAGATGGATGATCTCAGAACTATGCTTCAAACCACACGAAAGGGGTCAACTACAATGGCTGATTATCTCAGACAGAAGAGATCATGGTCAGATCAGTTAGCTTTGGCTGGGGATCCTTACCCTGAATCACATCTAGTGTCAAATGTTCTTAGTGGACTTGATGTCGAATACATCACAATTGTTGCATTGATTGAAGCTAAAAACAATCTCACACCACTAACATGGCAGGAACTTCAGGAAACCCTCCTAAGTTTAGACAGCAAACTTGAGAGGCTTGGAGGAATTGGATATGTAAAAACACAAGGGTCTTCAAGCTCTACTCCACCATCTGCCCATTTAGCCTCATAA